In Choloepus didactylus isolate mChoDid1 chromosome 6, mChoDid1.pri, whole genome shotgun sequence, one DNA window encodes the following:
- the LOC119538688 gene encoding ribonucleoside-diphosphate reductase subunit M2-like produces MLSVRVPLATLADQQQLQLSPLKGLSLADKENTPPALSSSRVLASKTARKIFQEPAEPEKTKVPAPSVEDEPLLRENPRRFVIFPIEYHDIWQMYKKAEASFWTAEEVDLSKDIQHWEALKPEERDFISHVLAFFAASDGIVNENLVERFSQEVQITEARCFYGFQIAMENIHSEMYSLLIDTYIKDSKEREFLFNAIETMPCVKKKADWALHWIGDKEATYGERVVAFAAVEGIFFSGSFASIFWLKKRGLMPGLTFSNELISRDEGLHCDFACLMFKHLVHKPSEQRVKEIIINAVRIEQEFLTEALPVKLIGMNCTLMKQYIEFVADRLMLELGFSKVFRVENPFDFMENISLEGKTNFFEKRVGEYQRMGVMSTSTENSFTLDADF; encoded by the coding sequence ATGCTCTCCGTGCGCGTCCCGCTCGCCACCCTGGCggaccagcagcagctccagcTCTCGCCCCTGAAGGGGCTCAGCCTGGCGGACAAGGAGAACACGCCCCCGGCCCTCAGCAGTTCCCGCGTCCTGGCCAGCAAGACCGCCCGGAAGATCTTCCAGGAGCCCGCCGAGCCGGAGAAAACTAAGGTTCCTGCCCCCAGCGTGGAGGATGAGCCACTCCTGAGAGAAAATCCCCGCCGCTTTGTCATCTTTCCTATCGAATACCATGATATTTGGCAGATGTATAAGAAAGCTGAGGCTTCCTTTTGGACAGCTGAGGAGGTGGATCTTTCCAAGGACATTCAGCACTGGGAAGCCCTGAAGCCTGAGGAGAGAGATTTTATATCACATGTTCTAGCTTTCTTTGCAGCAAGTGATGGCATAGTAAATGAAAACTTGGTGGAGCGATTTAGCCAAGAAGTTCAGATTACAGAAGCCCGCTGTTTCTATGGCTTCCAAATTGCCATGGAAAACATACATTCCGAAATGTATAGTCTCCTTATCGACACTTACATTAAAGATTCCAAAGAAAGGGAATTTCTCTTCAATGCAATTGAAACGATGCCTTGCGTAAAGAAGAAGGCAGACTGGGCCTTGCATTGGATTGGGGACAAAGAAGCTACCTATGGAGAACGTGTCGTAGCTTTTGCAGCAGTAGAAGGAATCTTCTTTTCTGGCTCTTTTGCATCCATCTTCTGGCTTAAGAAACGAGGATTGATGCCTGGCCTCACATTTTCCAATGAACTTATTAGCAGAGATGAGGGTTTACACTGTGACTTTGCCTGCCTCATGTTCAAACACCTGGTTCACAAACCTTCGGAACAGAgagtaaaagaaataattatcAATGCTGTTAGGATAGAACAGGAGTTCCTTACGGAGGCCTTGCCTGTCAAGCTGATTGGAATGAATTGCACTTTAATGAAGCAGTACATTGAATTCGTGGCAGACAGACTTATGCTGGAACTGGGTTTCAGCAAGGTTTTCAGAGTGGAGAATCCCTTTGACTTTATGGAGAATATTTCGCTGGAAGGGAAGACAAACTTCTTTGAGAAGAGAGTAGGCGAGTATCAGAGGATGGGAGTGATGTCGACTTCAACAGAAAACTCCTTTACTTTGGATGCTGACTTCTAA